One window of the Salminus brasiliensis chromosome 1, fSalBra1.hap2, whole genome shotgun sequence genome contains the following:
- the LOC140537137 gene encoding protein rapunzel-like — protein sequence MVDLGFLEQIPLLSSSIDPLFDIVTSLVRALRNGLVDKESNQIVNNFSLIHDKLEAISERNRQTLRQIRIDKINETFGKYEEYIKHQYSAFNTMVDRVKGDPENASRYMGDFEKVYKNNKSDSSLDVFYRGVMGTGSLFERPLLEVYLEHCDRNRRVIEARCSHLAHLFHIGLIALIGYSSITEDDEDQVKEKWAKMIIDIQTKMQEILDQCEEEN from the coding sequence ATGGTGGACCTGGGCTTTTTGGAGCAAATCCCCTTGCTCTCCTCCTCCATAGACCCCCTCTTCGACATCGTCACTTCCCTGGTCAGGGCTTTGAGGAACGGCCTGGTGGACAAAGAAAGTAATCAAATTGTAAATAACTTCAGTCTGATTCACGACAAGCTGGAGGCCATCTCTGAGAGGAACAGGCAGACCCTGCGGCAGATCCGCATAGACAAGATCAACGAGACGTTTGGCAAGTACGAGGAATACATCAAGCACCAGTACAGTGCCTTCAACACCATGGTGGATAGGGTCAAGGGGGACCCGGAGAACGCAAGCCGCTACATGGGGGACTTTGAGAAGGtctacaaaaacaacaagagcGATTCAAGCTTGGATGTGTTTTATCGTGGCGTCATGGGGACTGGGTCGCTATTTGAGCGGCCTCTCCTTGAGGTTTACCTGGAGCACTGCGACAGGAACAGAAGGGTGATAGAGGCTAGGTGCTCTCACCTGGCCCATCTGTTCCATATCGGCCTCATAGCGCTGATAGGCTACTCCTCCATCACGGAGGACGACGAGGATCAGGTCAAGGAGAAATGGGCCAAAATGATCATTGACATTCAGACCAAGATGCAGGAGATCCTGGACCAGTGTGAAGAGGAGAACTGA